In the Carassius gibelio isolate Cgi1373 ecotype wild population from Czech Republic chromosome A2, carGib1.2-hapl.c, whole genome shotgun sequence genome, one interval contains:
- the LOC128028931 gene encoding E3 ubiquitin-protein ligase MSL2-like isoform X3 — protein sequence MFLKPSCSWCKDYEQFEENKQLQILIDCYRNLCECISVCVTSEQSASGVKGYPEVNKILEEVLGVSQEQEDLSPGRDTLDVPHLKTETDSSQSSTDVNLTDSDKPSEQIPAELETPEPVRADGPLKSDSSLHMGAVTVNAKSKVSQETSSESLQLNAESTSVLEDLKSDITSKDVSCGQTKATPEPCQNSLQSQTSGALAPALPPQPQTGLTCLATAHRKVHLSRKRSRSESDSESLQPLAITSLIQGPSVAATVPPNTAFEPKAPSPPAVVLTNGGVLKVNKAVLGSTKNIQINTDLGNKKVQAKSKVAVPKAKGKAKDRLLSASVLAGQPGQPHKAVYKKTQEKKGCKCGRATQNPSVLTCRGQRCPCYSNRKACLDCICRGCQNSYMANGEKKLEAFAVPEKALEQTRLTLGINLTSISVRNAGTNAAGVLGLSAGSPMASFLTSSTDEDQSFEEALEMHFDC from the coding sequence atgtttttaaagccaTCCTGCAGCTGGTGTAAAGACTATGAGCAGTTTGAGGAGAATAAACAGCTCCAGATTCTGATCGACTGCTACAGGAATCTCTGCGAGTGTATCTCAGTGTGCGTCACATCCGAGCAGAGTGCCTCGGGGGTCAAGGGTTACCCCGAGGTCAACAAGATACTGGAGGAGGTGTTGGGGGTGAGTCAGGAACAAGAAGACCTCAGTCCTGGCAGAGACACTTTGGATGTTCCTCATCTCAAAACAGAGACTGACTCTTCACAAAGCTCTACTGATGTCAACCTGACTGACTCGGATAAACCCTCTGAGCAGATCCCAGCTGAACTAGAGACCCCTGAGCCTGTCAGGGCTGACGGACCTCTGAAATCTGACTCATCACTACACATGGGTGCTGTCACTGTTAACGCAAAGTCCAAAGTTAGTCAAGAGACAAGCAGTGAATCGTTGCAACTCAATGCGGAGAGCACAAGCGTCCTGGAAGACCTTAAATCTGACATTACGAGCAAGGATGTATCATGCGGACAGACTAAAGCAACACCAGAGCCATGTCAGAACTCATTACAGTCCCAAACCAGCGGCGCCCTCGCGCCAGCACTCCCTCCGCAACCTCAGACGGGCCTGACTTGCCTCGCCACAGCCCACAGAAAAGTGCACCTGAGCCGAAAGCGCTCTCGCTCTGAAAGCGACAGTGAGAGTCTCCAACCTCTGGCCATCACCAGCCTCATCCAGGGGCCATCGGTAGCAGCCACAGTGCCGCCTAATACAGCATTTGAACCGAAAGCGCCCTCCCCACCTGCTGTCGTGCTCACTAACGGAGGCGTTTTGAAGGTTAATAAGGCTGTGCTGGGTTCAACAAAAAATATCCAGATAAACACAGACCTTGGTAATAAGAAAGTTCAGGCGAAGTCTAAAGTGGCTGTCCCGAAGGCAAAGGGAAAGGCAAAGGACAGGCTGCTGTCAGCTAGCGTTTTAGCAGGACAACCAGGACAGCCCCATAAAGCCGTGTACAAAAAGACACAAGAGAAAAAAGGCTGCAAGTGTGGACGAGCCACCCAGAATCCAAGTGTTCTTACCTGCAGAGGCCAAAGATGCCCCTGCTACTCCAACCGTAAGGCCTGCTTGGACTGCATCTGCAGGGGCTGCCAGAACTCATACATGGCCAACGGGGAGAAGAAGCTGGAGGCCTTCGCCGTGCCCGAAAAAGCCCTGGAGCAAACCAGACTCACTCTCGGCATCAACCTCACCAGTATATCTGTGAGAAACGCTGGAACGAACGCTGCAGGAGTTCTCGGC
- the LOC128028931 gene encoding E3 ubiquitin-protein ligase MSL2-like isoform X1, whose protein sequence is MNPVNATALYVSACRSLLQCDPMDPGTYGGLFNVLPFFRDSLSCLVCGNLLQDPVAPKNSSCQHYVCKGCKGQKMFLKPSCSWCKDYEQFEENKQLQILIDCYRNLCECISVCVTSEQSASGVKGYPEVNKILEEVLGVSQEQEDLSPGRDTLDVPHLKTETDSSQSSTDVNLTDSDKPSEQIPAELETPEPVRADGPLKSDSSLHMGAVTVNAKSKVSQETSSESLQLNAESTSVLEDLKSDITSKDVSCGQTKATPEPCQNSLQSQTSGALAPALPPQPQTGLTCLATAHRKVHLSRKRSRSESDSESLQPLAITSLIQGPSVAATVPPNTAFEPKAPSPPAVVLTNGGVLKVNKAVLGSTKNIQINTDLGNKKVQAKSKVAVPKAKGKAKDRLLSASVLAGQPGQPHKAVYKKTQEKKGCKCGRATQNPSVLTCRGQRCPCYSNRKACLDCICRGCQNSYMANGEKKLEAFAVPEKALEQTRLTLGINLTSISVRNAGTNAAGVLGLSAGSPMASFLTSSTDEDQSFEEALEMHFDC, encoded by the exons ATGAACCCGGTGAACGCCACCGCGCTGTACGTGTCGGCGTGCCGCTCTCTTCTGCAGTGCGACCCGATGGACCCGGGTACATACGGAGGGTTGTTTAACGTCTTGCCTTTCTTTAGAGACTCCCTATCCTGCTTGGTGTGTG GGAATTTGCTTCAGGacccagttgctccaaaaaacTCCTCCTGCCAGCACTACGTTTGCAAGGGTTGTAAAGgccagaaaatgtttttaaagccaTCCTGCAGCTGGTGTAAAGACTATGAGCAGTTTGAGGAGAATAAACAGCTCCAGATTCTGATCGACTGCTACAGGAATCTCTGCGAGTGTATCTCAGTGTGCGTCACATCCGAGCAGAGTGCCTCGGGGGTCAAGGGTTACCCCGAGGTCAACAAGATACTGGAGGAGGTGTTGGGGGTGAGTCAGGAACAAGAAGACCTCAGTCCTGGCAGAGACACTTTGGATGTTCCTCATCTCAAAACAGAGACTGACTCTTCACAAAGCTCTACTGATGTCAACCTGACTGACTCGGATAAACCCTCTGAGCAGATCCCAGCTGAACTAGAGACCCCTGAGCCTGTCAGGGCTGACGGACCTCTGAAATCTGACTCATCACTACACATGGGTGCTGTCACTGTTAACGCAAAGTCCAAAGTTAGTCAAGAGACAAGCAGTGAATCGTTGCAACTCAATGCGGAGAGCACAAGCGTCCTGGAAGACCTTAAATCTGACATTACGAGCAAGGATGTATCATGCGGACAGACTAAAGCAACACCAGAGCCATGTCAGAACTCATTACAGTCCCAAACCAGCGGCGCCCTCGCGCCAGCACTCCCTCCGCAACCTCAGACGGGCCTGACTTGCCTCGCCACAGCCCACAGAAAAGTGCACCTGAGCCGAAAGCGCTCTCGCTCTGAAAGCGACAGTGAGAGTCTCCAACCTCTGGCCATCACCAGCCTCATCCAGGGGCCATCGGTAGCAGCCACAGTGCCGCCTAATACAGCATTTGAACCGAAAGCGCCCTCCCCACCTGCTGTCGTGCTCACTAACGGAGGCGTTTTGAAGGTTAATAAGGCTGTGCTGGGTTCAACAAAAAATATCCAGATAAACACAGACCTTGGTAATAAGAAAGTTCAGGCGAAGTCTAAAGTGGCTGTCCCGAAGGCAAAGGGAAAGGCAAAGGACAGGCTGCTGTCAGCTAGCGTTTTAGCAGGACAACCAGGACAGCCCCATAAAGCCGTGTACAAAAAGACACAAGAGAAAAAAGGCTGCAAGTGTGGACGAGCCACCCAGAATCCAAGTGTTCTTACCTGCAGAGGCCAAAGATGCCCCTGCTACTCCAACCGTAAGGCCTGCTTGGACTGCATCTGCAGGGGCTGCCAGAACTCATACATGGCCAACGGGGAGAAGAAGCTGGAGGCCTTCGCCGTGCCCGAAAAAGCCCTGGAGCAAACCAGACTCACTCTCGGCATCAACCTCACCAGTATATCTGTGAGAAACGCTGGAACGAACGCTGCAGGAGTTCTCGGC
- the LOC128028931 gene encoding E3 ubiquitin-protein ligase MSL2-like isoform X2: MWIYHTSIVGNLLQDPVAPKNSSCQHYVCKGCKGQKMFLKPSCSWCKDYEQFEENKQLQILIDCYRNLCECISVCVTSEQSASGVKGYPEVNKILEEVLGVSQEQEDLSPGRDTLDVPHLKTETDSSQSSTDVNLTDSDKPSEQIPAELETPEPVRADGPLKSDSSLHMGAVTVNAKSKVSQETSSESLQLNAESTSVLEDLKSDITSKDVSCGQTKATPEPCQNSLQSQTSGALAPALPPQPQTGLTCLATAHRKVHLSRKRSRSESDSESLQPLAITSLIQGPSVAATVPPNTAFEPKAPSPPAVVLTNGGVLKVNKAVLGSTKNIQINTDLGNKKVQAKSKVAVPKAKGKAKDRLLSASVLAGQPGQPHKAVYKKTQEKKGCKCGRATQNPSVLTCRGQRCPCYSNRKACLDCICRGCQNSYMANGEKKLEAFAVPEKALEQTRLTLGINLTSISVRNAGTNAAGVLGLSAGSPMASFLTSSTDEDQSFEEALEMHFDC, translated from the exons atgtggATATATCACACCTCTATAGTAG GGAATTTGCTTCAGGacccagttgctccaaaaaacTCCTCCTGCCAGCACTACGTTTGCAAGGGTTGTAAAGgccagaaaatgtttttaaagccaTCCTGCAGCTGGTGTAAAGACTATGAGCAGTTTGAGGAGAATAAACAGCTCCAGATTCTGATCGACTGCTACAGGAATCTCTGCGAGTGTATCTCAGTGTGCGTCACATCCGAGCAGAGTGCCTCGGGGGTCAAGGGTTACCCCGAGGTCAACAAGATACTGGAGGAGGTGTTGGGGGTGAGTCAGGAACAAGAAGACCTCAGTCCTGGCAGAGACACTTTGGATGTTCCTCATCTCAAAACAGAGACTGACTCTTCACAAAGCTCTACTGATGTCAACCTGACTGACTCGGATAAACCCTCTGAGCAGATCCCAGCTGAACTAGAGACCCCTGAGCCTGTCAGGGCTGACGGACCTCTGAAATCTGACTCATCACTACACATGGGTGCTGTCACTGTTAACGCAAAGTCCAAAGTTAGTCAAGAGACAAGCAGTGAATCGTTGCAACTCAATGCGGAGAGCACAAGCGTCCTGGAAGACCTTAAATCTGACATTACGAGCAAGGATGTATCATGCGGACAGACTAAAGCAACACCAGAGCCATGTCAGAACTCATTACAGTCCCAAACCAGCGGCGCCCTCGCGCCAGCACTCCCTCCGCAACCTCAGACGGGCCTGACTTGCCTCGCCACAGCCCACAGAAAAGTGCACCTGAGCCGAAAGCGCTCTCGCTCTGAAAGCGACAGTGAGAGTCTCCAACCTCTGGCCATCACCAGCCTCATCCAGGGGCCATCGGTAGCAGCCACAGTGCCGCCTAATACAGCATTTGAACCGAAAGCGCCCTCCCCACCTGCTGTCGTGCTCACTAACGGAGGCGTTTTGAAGGTTAATAAGGCTGTGCTGGGTTCAACAAAAAATATCCAGATAAACACAGACCTTGGTAATAAGAAAGTTCAGGCGAAGTCTAAAGTGGCTGTCCCGAAGGCAAAGGGAAAGGCAAAGGACAGGCTGCTGTCAGCTAGCGTTTTAGCAGGACAACCAGGACAGCCCCATAAAGCCGTGTACAAAAAGACACAAGAGAAAAAAGGCTGCAAGTGTGGACGAGCCACCCAGAATCCAAGTGTTCTTACCTGCAGAGGCCAAAGATGCCCCTGCTACTCCAACCGTAAGGCCTGCTTGGACTGCATCTGCAGGGGCTGCCAGAACTCATACATGGCCAACGGGGAGAAGAAGCTGGAGGCCTTCGCCGTGCCCGAAAAAGCCCTGGAGCAAACCAGACTCACTCTCGGCATCAACCTCACCAGTATATCTGTGAGAAACGCTGGAACGAACGCTGCAGGAGTTCTCGGC